Below is a genomic region from Methanosphaera sp. ISO3-F5.
CATTATTAAAATAGCACATTAAAAAAGAGTTAAATAGTATAATTATAGGATATTATAATAAACCATATTAATAAAATATATATTAATATTTATAGACTAGTTAAACTATAAATTGATTTCTATCCATATTTTCTAAAAATAATATAAGGAGATACTATGTATAATATAATAAATTTAATCATAGATATTGCTGCTTTAATATTTTATGTATTACTTATATTTAGTATTTTATCCTCTTCAGATAGAGAATGGAAAACTGAAGATTGGATAAAACTTGTACTATCAATTTTTATATTTTATATTGCAGGTGATTATAAATTATTACTAGTACTATTATTATTAATATATGTACTATTTTTTTATGAAGATTCAAACAATAAAAAAGTTGAAACTACAAACAGCAACTCAAATTCCAAAAAAGAAAATTTCAATCAAAAAACTACGAATACTAGTCAAAAGAATCATAAAAATATAAAATACACTACCTCTACAAAAACTAGAAAATACCAACACAATTCACATAACACATGTACATCCACAAATCATAAAACAACATATAACTGTAAACCCGAAGATTACTATAATAATTTTAATTTATATTCTCCTGAAAAAAAGGGAGTTAAGTTACTATTTAAACAAAATGTTATTCATTGGTCAGGAATTTATGAGATATATTATGAAAATGGAAAAATTGCTTATAAAGTAGATGGTTATCGATCTTTATCATTTGGTGATGCAAAATTAAAAATCATTAATAACTTTAATAAAGAAATAGGAAAAATTGAGGAACGTACTATATCTCAAACCCCAGCTTTTGATGTTTATGAAAATGGAAGAAGATTAGGTTCTATCCGTAGAACAATTGGTATTTTTACTCCGGGAGCTGAAATTGATTTTAAAGACTGGAATGTTGAATGTGGATATAATAATTGTGAATTTACAATAACTGATAAAAAAAATAAAAATTTGATTGCAAAAATCAGTAAAAAATATTTATCTGGCACAGATACTTATGAATTGAATATAACTGATTCACATAATTCATTATATGTTGTAATGTTTATTATTGCAATGGATTTATATAATGCAAGATATGAACAAAATACAAGGTGGTAATTAATAAATTTTGAAATCATAATCCTTAAAACTTAAATTATTTTACTATTTTTTTTACATTTTTTTTTATATGAGTATCTGACAAAATTTTTATTTCGGATAAAAATTCAATTATTAATAGTAAATTTCTTTTTTTATTAATTTAACAGTATTATTTAGTTAATTTTTATATACTCGTTTTTACATATGTTATATTAAATATTAAGTTTATTTAGTTTGGTATTTAAATGAACAACTCATTTCTTTTTCTATTTCTTCTTTCTGTTCATATAAATAATCAAATAAATCCTTATTATCTGGTATATAAATCTGTGATGTGACACTTTTAGTATTCGAATTTATTGTCAATGAAATATAAGCATGTTTACTATTTATATTAGACTTACATCATTAGATAATGGTAATTATAATTTTGGTATTTGTGAAAAAGAAGATTATATTTATCCTATGCAATGGAAACATATTCATGAACTAAATGATATTACTTAAAAAGAATGCTAGTTTATTTAAGGAAATTTTGAATTCAATTGGAAGAAAATAATTAATAAAATTAAATAATGTTTTTTATAATTATTTTTTATTAAATTCATTTATTTTAAAAAAGAAGTTGTTAAAGTAATAGATTACTTTTTTTTATTCTTGCATTTCTATTACTTGTTGTGCTGATGATCTATACCATTCTCTTAGTTGTCCATCAATAGCTTGGATGTTATCTGCTTTTTCTAGCCAATTGTACAATTCGTTAATGTGGATATCAGTTGGTGGCATTCCATAATAAATTATTTTTGCATATAAATAATTTGCATCATCATTGTTCCATTGATTTAAAATATTTTCTGCACGATCTTGGTTATTTTCGTCAATAGCATTTTTAAATTCTTGTGCATAGTTTTGTGTGTACTTATTGTTGTTCATTTGATTGTTTTGTTGGAAGTTTTCTTGATTATAGTTTGGGTTATAATTTTGTTGATTATATCCTTGGTTATTCATTTGTTGGTCAATATTTAGATTAATTAGTGGTTTTTCTGAGTTTAATATTCTTCCTAATCCCCATCCCAGTATATATGTGGGTAGAGCCATACTTAAAGCAAGAACAAATGATGCAATTAATGACACACCTATTCCAAAATTTAGTATAGGAGTAGTCAAGTACATAATAATAAACAATATGAATGATATAACAAAAACTATTAATGTAATTAATTTTGTTTTTGACATTCTTTTTTGTCTTGTGGAATTATCAGTTTTGTATAGTAAAATATCTATGATTTCCATATAGTTAACTCCATTATCAATTTTGTTTCATTTAAATATTTGGATATAATTATTTATAACTAAAGTTTTAATTATAATTATTTATAAAGTTAAAATATTCTATAATTAGAATACTATTAATGTAATTAATGATAAACTATTATTATAGCGAATTATTTGTGACATTATGTTTTCTGAGATTAATTATAAATATTGTCCGCATTGTAATACAAAAATAAATATTGAAGATAAATTTTGTAATATATGTGGAAAAGAACTACCTATTTTTAAATATGAAAGAACTAATTCTACTAGTCTAAATGACTTAAATAATCATAAAAATAATAAACCTAGGAAGAATTTCAGTTTATTAACTCAAAATAACAAGAATACACATACAAATAATCAAAAAACTAAAAATTTTACCGTACTAACTAATAAATCCAAAAAATCAAAAGATAATAATTATATTCAATTATCTGATATTGATATTAACACTGCAACCAAAAATCAATTAATTAAAATAAATGGTTTAACAATAACAGAAGTTAATAAAATTATAAATTTAAGAGATTCAGGAACTAAATTTGAATCATATAATGATTTAAATAAATTAAAACAGGATTTAAATATTAATTATTTTGAGTTAACAAATAATAAAAATATTGATAAAATTAATATTAACACAGCAAATGAAGAAATATTAAATCAAATTTCTTATATGAATCCTTATAAAGTTAATACAATACTAGAATTAAGGGAATCAAATATATTTATTGAATCATTTGAAGATTTACAGATAAAATTAAATTTAAAAGAATCTGAAATTAATAATTTAAAGAATAAAATAATTATTCAAATACCTGAACCTAAAAAAGCAGAAAAAATAGATATTAACAAAGCAGATATGATAAATTTAGCTAAAATAGGATTATCAGAGGATGTAATTGCAAAAATTGTACTAAATAGAAGTAAAGGTAATTATATATCTTCATATGAAGAATTAAAAACAAAATATAATTTATCTGATGTAAATATATTAAAAATTAAAGAAGTTAGCTTTATTTCTCAAATCCAGAATCAAACAATAAAAGAAAATACAGAAAAAATTTACAAAAAAAGCATGGACTTGAATGAATCTTTTCAACAAACAATACACAAAGATACTGAAACAAATGATTCATTTGAGAAATCTATTCAACAAAAAGAGGATAAACAAGATTCAATGGAAAGCATTGAAAAAATTGATATTAACAAAGCTAGTATAGAGGAATTAAATAAATTACCAACTATAAACTTAATTCAGGCAAAAAAAATTATTGAACTACGAAATGAAGGAAAATATATAAAGTCATTTGAGGACTTATCTAAAAAAATAAATCTTAGTACTAATCAAATTAACCAAATACAAGATAAAGTTGTTATATCAGAAATTAAAGTAGTTAAACAAAGAGTTGTTGATCTTTAATTAATCAAAAAGAAAAAAATAAAGGATTATATTATAACAATATTTTTTTTTTAAAAATCTAAGGTTCTTCCACCTCTATTATTATTTATGTCTAATGTATCTTCAGGTGGTTTAAAATCATCATCAGATGGTTTGGATTCTAAATTATACTCCTTCATATCTTCATGTGCTGTAGCAGCAACAGCTCTAATATTTGCCCAATTTCTTATAGCAATTATTTGTTCTTTTTGGGTAACACTAAGAGGCACAGTATTTCTAATAGCATTCTCAAAATCTTGCATAGTAATGCTACGATCTTCAGCAAAAGCATCAAATAATCCCATAATAACTATTTGTTCTATTTCAGCACCACCAAAACCTTCAGTTAAACTTGATAAATTGTTTAATGTTTCATCGTTTATATTAAATTCTCCAACTACATCTGGATCAGTTAATCGGGATTCTAAATGTACTTTAAAAATTTGTTTTCTTTCATTAAATGTTGGCAAATCTATGAAAAAAATCTCATCAAAACGACCCTTACGCATCATTTCAGATGGTAATCCATTAATGTTATTTGCAGTAGCTACTACAAATACAGGTTTGGTTTTTTCTTGCATCCAACTAAGAAATGTTCCAAAAATACGACTACTAGTACCACTATCTCCACCATTACCCAGACCACTGAAACCTTTTTCAATTTCATCAATCCATAAGATACATGGTGCAATAGCTTCTGCTGTTTTTATAGCTTCCCTCATATTGGATTCACTATTACCCACATACATATTAAATACTTTTGAAACATCAAATCTTAGGAGAGGTAGATGCCAC
It encodes:
- a CDS encoding LURP-one-related/scramblase family protein; this encodes MYNIINLIIDIAALIFYVLLIFSILSSSDREWKTEDWIKLVLSIFIFYIAGDYKLLLVLLLLIYVLFFYEDSNNKKVETTNSNSNSKKENFNQKTTNTSQKNHKNIKYTTSTKTRKYQHNSHNTCTSTNHKTTYNCKPEDYYNNFNLYSPEKKGVKLLFKQNVIHWSGIYEIYYENGKIAYKVDGYRSLSFGDAKLKIINNFNKEIGKIEERTISQTPAFDVYENGRRLGSIRRTIGIFTPGAEIDFKDWNVECGYNNCEFTITDKKNKNLIAKISKKYLSGTDTYELNITDSHNSLYVVMFIIAMDLYNARYEQNTRW
- a CDS encoding helix-hairpin-helix domain-containing protein — encoded protein: MFSEINYKYCPHCNTKINIEDKFCNICGKELPIFKYERTNSTSLNDLNNHKNNKPRKNFSLLTQNNKNTHTNNQKTKNFTVLTNKSKKSKDNNYIQLSDIDINTATKNQLIKINGLTITEVNKIINLRDSGTKFESYNDLNKLKQDLNINYFELTNNKNIDKININTANEEILNQISYMNPYKVNTILELRESNIFIESFEDLQIKLNLKESEINNLKNKIIIQIPEPKKAEKIDINKADMINLAKIGLSEDVIAKIVLNRSKGNYISSYEELKTKYNLSDVNILKIKEVSFISQIQNQTIKENTEKIYKKSMDLNESFQQTIHKDTETNDSFEKSIQQKEDKQDSMESIEKIDINKASIEELNKLPTINLIQAKKIIELRNEGKYIKSFEDLSKKINLSTNQINQIQDKVVISEIKVVKQRVVDL
- a CDS encoding DUF4268 domain-containing protein, translating into MNSKHAYISLTINSNTKSVTSQIYIPDNKDLFDYLYEQKEEIEKEMSCSFKYQTK